The Pseudooceanicola aestuarii genomic sequence CTGAGCGGGGGCAGAGGTGAATTCGACACGGCGCACGTCAGAGCCGAGATTGGCAATCTCGCCCAGGATGGTGTCGCCGAAGTTGCGCTTCACATACGTGCCCGCATAGGCCGAGGGCGCCATCAGGGTCAGAACGCCGTTCGACACGGAATCCATCTCAAGCGGCTCGATCCAGTGTTCGTAATTGTTCGCCCCCAGTGCCTGCCGGAGTTTCTGCTTCACTTGGCCCCATTGTTCGGTCGTCATCTTTGTATCTTCGCCCCACGTTCCATATTTTTCCCGGCTCAGCTGCCGGCCTCGCGGTTTCAGATCACCCGACAAAATCCTTTCGTGGCCCGAACTCCCCCCAAGAGTCGGGTTCCGGTCACAGACCGGGCCCACAGCCGCATCGGCGGACGGCAACCCGGATCAATCGACCCAGGATCGCATCCTGCGACAAAGTTTTTCTGTCTTGGACATAGCTCATCGAAAGGCACATCCTGCGTGCCATGGCCGATTAGCGCGCGCCTCGAAACGAGCCGCTATGTCCCCCCAAGTGTGCGATCTGAATCGCTATACCCGCCAAGGTATCAACGGTTCAGCGGCCCTATCAACAGCACAACGCGCTTGACTAGACGCTTGTCTGAAAAGAATCGCGAGGTGCAGACACAGCGGCCACACATGAAAAAAGGCGCCGCAAATGCCGCGCCTTTTACCATCAATCACTTGTAGGAAGTCAGGCGATCGCCTTGACCCGCGAGGACAGGCGCGACATCTTCCGCGCTGCGGTATTCTTGTGAAAGACACCCTTGGTGACGCCGCGCATCAGCTCGGGTTGAGCGTTGCGCAGGGCAGTCTGAGCGGCGGTCTTGTCACCGGACGCGATCGCTTCCTCGACCTTGCGGAGGAAGGTGCGGATCCGCGAGCGGCGCGTCTTGTTCACTGCCTCACGGCGGTCGGCCTGACGGGCGCGTTTCTTGGATTGGGGCGAGTTAGCCATAGGTGTTCGTTCCCGTTACTGGGTTCCGTGCGTTCTGAAGACGCTGCTTTAGTGGTGACTCGTCGCGGAGTCAACAAGGCATCGGCGGTTTGCCGGCATTTGGCACATGTGATCGCGCCGCGAGGGGCCGCCTCAGCCCCTCGTCCCTTCGTCTTGGCCACCACCCTGACCGCCGTCCCGGTCCTGCGCTCCCGCGCGGACCGCGGAAAGCCGGTGATGCTCAAGGTTGGCACCGACGATCAATACCCGCGCCGCGGTATCGCCCAGCCCGGCGTAGAAATGCGGGCGGACGCTGTCGAAGTACAGGCTGTCGCCTGCCCCCAGAATCACGTCTTCCACCCCATCCAACCGCACCAGCGCCTGCCCTTCAAGAACCAGAAGAAACTCTTCTCCCGGATGGCCGGCGGGGCTGACTCCGTCCATCTGAGCCAAGGGGGTCAGGGTGCAGATCATCGGTGTCATGGTGATATGGGCGACACCGGGAAACAGGACATCGAACCGGTTGCCCTCGGTCTCCATGGCCACGGTATCGCCGTGGCGGGCAATCACCAGGCCGCCCGGCTCGAATTTGCGGCCGCCCTCTCCGAACAGGTCGGCCAGTTCCACCTCCAGCGCACGCGCCAGCCGGACAAAGCGGTCATACGTCGGCACCATCAGGTTCCGCTCGATCTTGGAGACCGTCGAAATCGCGATCCCGGCCCGGTCCGCGACCGTCTGGATTGTCAGCCCGCGCGCCTCGCGCAGGTCGCGCAGCCGCTGCGCCATCTCCGCCCGGCTGTCGCTCTGCGCCGCCCGGTCTTCTGAAACATCTTTTCGGCAAATCACGTCAACACCCTCTCAAACCCTAAATTGATTCGCGCCATGCGTGTGTTTTCGCGTGCAATCTTCGCAAATCGATACACCGAACCCCCGCCCCGAAAACCTGTATTCAGGAGTCCGAATACATATGAATTAGTACATTTCCGCCCAAGGCAACGCACAATCGGATTCGATGGCGGCTATCGACTACTCTCCTTTTGCTAGAAAATTGGACCTAGGGTCAACGCACCCGGAGACAAGCCCCTCTTGGCCTGCGCAAGGCAGCTCCGCTAGGATCCGCCAAAATATCGGAGATGTCGTGAATATTCTGTTCATCATGTATGACCAGCTGCGGTTCGACTACATGGGCTGTGCCGGGCATCCACACCTGAAGACGCCCAATTTCGACCGCCTCGCCGCGCGCGGTCTGCGGTTCACCCAGGCGCATGTGCAATCGCCGATCTGTGGTGCCAGCCGGATGTGTTTCTACACCGGGCGCTACGCCTCCTCCCACGGGGCGCAATGGAACGGATTCCCGCTGCGAGTGGGCGAACGCACGCTGGGCGATCACCTGCGCGACGCGGGCATGTCCTGCCACCTGATCGGCAAGACCCACATGGTCGCCGACGCCGAGGGCATGGCCCGGCTGGGCCTGTCCCCGGACAGCGTGATCGGCGCGCGGCAGGCAGAATGCGGGTTCGATCCGGTGGTGCGCGACGACGGCCTGTGGGGCGTTGGACCGGCCGGCGCCTACGACCGCAAGCGCAGCCCCTACAACGATTTCCTGAAATCCCGCGGCTATCCTTCGGACAACCCCTGGGCCGATTTTGCCAATGCCGGCATCGTTGACGGCCAGATGGCCAGCGGCTGGTTCACCGCCAATGCCGACAAGCCCGCCAACATCCGCGAAGAAGACAGCGAAACACCCTGGCTGACCGATCGCTGTCTCGAGTTCCTGGACACCGCGCGCGGGCCGTGGTGCGCGCACCTGTCATATATCAAACCACATTGGCCCTATATCGTGCCCGCGCCCTACCACGCGCTTTACGGGGTGGAGCATGTTCTGCCCCCGGTGCGCAGCCCGGCGGAACGGGACGACCCCCACCCCGTGTTTCGCGCCTTCATGGAAAGCGAGATCGCCCGCACCTTCGCCCGCGACGAGGTCCGGGCGAAGGTGATCCCGGCCTATATGGGGCTGATCCGGCAATGCGACGACCAGCTGGGCCGGATCCTGGACCGGCTGGACACCACCGGAGAGAGCGCCAACACCATGATCGTCCTGACCTCCGATCACGGCGATTACCTGGGCGACCATTGGTTGGGCGAAAAGGATCTGTTTCACCAGCAATCGGTGAAAGTGCCGCTGATCATCGTCGACCCCCGGCCCGCCGCCGATGGCACGCGGGGCACGACCTGTGACGCGCTGGTCGAATCCATCGACCTGGCCGCCACCTTCATCGAGACGGCAGGCGCGGAAGTGCCGCGCCATATCGTCGAGGGCCGGTCCCTGTTGCCGTTCCTGCACGGGGAGACGCCGGAGACATGGCGCGAGGTGACGATTTCCGAATACGACTACTCCACCACGCCGATGCGCAAGTCGCTGGACGTGGCCATCCCGGATGCGCGGCTGTTCATGGTCTTTGACGGCCGGTGGAAACTGATCCACGCCGAGGGTGGATTCCGTCCCATGCTGTTCGACCTGCAAAGCGATCCGCAGGAGGTTCAGGACCGTGGCGCCGATCCCGGTTGCGCCCAGCAGGTGGCGCGGCTTAGGGCGCATCTGCACCGCTGGGCGCTGCGGTCGGCACAGCGGGTGACCCGCTCCGACGCCCAGATCGAGGCGGCGCAGGGGCCGGAGGGGCGTGTGGGCATCCTGCGCCACGTCTTCGATCCGGGCGACGCACCGGAGGACTTCACAGCCGCCTATCGTGGCCCCGCTCCCGCCGACTACACCGGCGGGTAGCGCGTCAGCCCGTGCCGGTCTCCGCACCGGCGCGATAGGCGCGTTGCAGCTTGGCCATACCACCGATCCAGCGGTCGTAATTCTCCACCTTGGCCTGCATGTAGCCGGTGACCTGCGGGTGCGGCAGGATCAGGAACCGTTCCTCCGCCACGCCCTTCAGCGCCGCATCGGCCACCTCCCGCGCGCTCAGCACGCCGTCACCGGCCTGCGGGCCGGCGCCGCCGATCCCGGACAGCATCGGCGTCGCCACCCCCTGCGGACACAGGATCGAGACGCGGATGCCATCGTCCCTGTGGCTGAGCGCCAGCGATTCCGCAAAGCCGACGGCAGCGTGCTTGGTCGTCGAATAGGGCCCCGACCCCACCTGAGACAATAGCCCGGCAGCCGAGACGGTGTGCAGGAAATAGCCACCGCCGCGCGATTTCATCAATGGCACCAGATGGCCGGCGGCATGGACATGGGCCATCACGTTGACCTCCCAGGCAGCCTGCCATTCCTCGGGCGCGGCGCCCGCGATATTGGTCACGCTCAGATCGAAAGCGTTGGCGATCCCGGCATTGGAACACATCAGCGACACCGGGCCATGGTCCCGTTCCGTCCGGTCGATCATGTCGATGATCTGCGCGCGGTCGCGCAGATCGATCTCCAGGCCCAGTCCGCCGACCTCTGCGGCGACCTCCCGCGCTGCGTCCCCCTTCAGGTCCGCGACGGTAACATGAGCCGCGCCCGCCGCGTGCAGCGCCCGGACCAGCGCCGCGCCGATGCCCTGCGCCCCGCCGGTGACGATGGCCGTTCTGCCGTGAAAATCCATGCTGTTCCTCCTGTCGGGCGACGCATGCCGCCACTTCTCCCTGCTGCATCAGTTGCGGAACCGCGCGGCAAGCGCAAGCGGCCCCCGAACGACAACGCGCGCCGCCGGAGGCCGGGGCGCGCGTCACGATCAAGGGTTTGGGCCCGGTTCAGCGGTCGCGGAACTGCGCCTCGCGCTTTTCCAGAAAGGCGTTCATGCCCTCCTTCTGGTCTTCGGTCGCGAACAGCGCGTTGAACACCCGGCGTTCGAACAGCAGCCCCTCCGACAGGGACACCTCCTGCGAGCGGTTCACCGCCTCCTTGACCGCCATGACCGTGATCATGGATTTCTCCGCGATCTTCTCGGCGGCGGACATCGCCTCTTCCATCAGCTTCTTGCACGGAACCACGCGCGAGACGAGGCCCGAACGCTCCGCCTCCTGGGCATCCATGAAGCGGCCGGTCAGGTTCATGTCCATCGCCTTGGCCTTGCCGACCGCGCGGGTCAGGCGCTGCGTGCCACCGATCCCGGCGATCACGCCCAGGTTGATTTCCGGCTGGCCGAACTTGGCCGTATCCGACGCGATGATGAAATCGCACATCATCGCCAATTCGCAGCCGCCGCCAAGGGCATAGCCCGACACGGCGGCGATGATCGGCTTGCGGACCCGCAGGATGGCGCCCGCCTCGGCAGAGAAGAGATCCCCGGCAAAGACATCGACGAAGCTTTTCTCCGACATCATCTTGATATCGGCCCCCGCGGCGAAATATTTTTCGGACCCGGCCAGAACGATGCAGCGCACCTTGTCGTTCTTCTGTGCCGCGCCCAGGGCCTCTGCCAACTCGGTAAAGACCTGCTGGTTCAATGCGTTCATCGCGTCCGGGCGGTTCAGTTTGATAAGCGCGATGTGATCTTCGATTTCGACGATGATCGTCTCGTAGGCCATGAAAAGCGGTCCCTGACGTTTCGGTTAGGATCGATTCCCTAACAGGTTGCCCCTTTGGTTCAAGCTATCTTTGACATTGCGGGCAGAAGAAGGACGACCGCCCCGACTGCACTTCCCGCCGAATCGAGGCGCCGCAATCGGGCGCGCGGCAGGCCTCAGCCTCGCGGCCATAGACCTCGAAACGATGCTGAAAATAGCCAAGTTCGCCGCTCGCCTGCCGGAAATCCTTGAGGCTGGAACCGCCCGCCGCGATCGCCTCCGCCAACACATCGCGGATGATCGGCGCCAGCGCGGTCAGCCGCGCTGATGCAATCCGGTCACATCGTCGCAAGGGCGAGATCCCGGCGCGAAAAAGCGCTTCGCAGACGTAGATATTGCCCAGCCCCGCCACGACCCGCTGATCCAGCAGCGCCGCCTTGATCGGGCTGCGCCGGAATTTCAGAGCCTGCGCCAGGTAGACCCCGTCAAAGGAATTTCCCAACGGTTCCGGCCCCAGCCGGGCCAACAGGGGATGCGCCTGCGCGCCATCGGTGGGAAGCAGGTCCATCGCCCCGAACCGCCGGGGATCGTTGAAGGTGACCCGCGCGCCATTGTCCATGTCCAGCACCACATGGTCATGTTTCTCCGCCGCCGGGTGGTCATGCACGAACTGGCCAAGCGGATCGCCGGACACGGTCATACGCCCGGACATGCCCAGATGGATCAGCAGGCTTTCGCCGCCGTCGAGGTCCGCCAGGATATACTTGGACCTGCGGCGCAGCCGCTCTACCTTGCGGCCGGTCAGGCGATCGGCCATGCGGTCGGGAAAGGGCCAGCGCAGGTCGGGACGATTCACCTGCGCGCGGGTGATCACGGCCCCTTCCATCGCGGGGGAGAGACCAGTACGGACGGTTTCCACTTCGGGCAGTTCGGGCATGACACCTTGCGCATTGGCCGCATTGCGGCGACAGGTTGGCGGCCTATAACGGGGCACAGACGAGATAAGCACAAGCACCATGAACGAAAAGACCACACATTTCGGATTTCAGGAAGTGCCGGAGGCCGAGAAGGCCGGCCGCGTGCAAGGCGTCTTCTCCTCCGTCGCCACGAAATACGACATCATGAACGACGCCATGTCGCTGGGCATCCACCGATTGTGGAAAGATGCGATGATGGACTGGCTGGCACCACGCCCCGGTCAAAAACTGCTGGACGTGGCGGGCGGCACCGGGGATATCTCCTTTCGGTTTCTCAAACGCGCGGGTTCCGGCCATGCGACGGTTCTGGACCTGACCGAACCGATGTTGGTCGCCGGCCGGCAACGTGCAGAAGCGACCGCGATGACCGATGCGCTGGACTGGGTGGTGGGGGACGCGATGTCCCTCCCCTTCGCCGACAACACGTTCGACACCTACACGATCAGCTTCGGCATCCGAAACGTCACTCGCCCCGAGGTCGCCCTGACGGAGGCCTACCGCGTGCTGCGTCCCGGCGGTCGGCTGATGGTGCTGGAATTCTCCCAGATCCCGACGCCCGCGCTGCAATGGGCCTATGATCGCTACAGTTTCAACCTGATCCCGGCGATGGGTCAGATGATCGCCGGGGATCGTGACAGCTATCAGTACCTGGTGGAATCGATCCGCAAGTTCCCGGACCAGGAAACCTTCCTGAACATGCTTCGCACGACCGGCTTCGCCAATGCGAAATACCGTAACCTGACCATGGGCATCGCCTGCCTGCACTCCGGCTGGAAGGTCTGAGATGCGCGGCCCGCACAATATCTGGCGTCTGATCCGCACCGGCGCCACGCTGGAACGCACCGGCGCCATGGGCGTGGTGCTCGACGCCTACGAAGCGCCCCCCTTGCTGCGCGCCGCCGCCCGAATCCTCGGCTGGCCCTTTCAATGGCTGGGGGACAGGGGCGATCCCGCGATGCCCCCGGCCACCCGTGCGTTGACCGCCCTTGGCCCGGCCTACATCAAATTCGGGCAAGTCTTGTCCACCCGCCCCGATCTGGTGGGCGCCGACCTGGCACGCCAGTTGCGCGTTCTCCAGGACAAGCTCCCTCCCTTCGGCATGGACGAAGCCCGGCACGCCGTCGAGGCGGAGTTGGGCCGACCGCTGGACGAGATCTACTCGGAGTTTTCCGAACCCGTCGCCGCCGCTTCCATCGCTCAGGTGCATCATGCGCGGCTCCGCGAGGATGGACGTGAGGTCGCTGTGAAAATCCTCCGCCCCGGGATCGAACGGGCGTTCCGGCGCGACGTTGATGCCTTCTACCTCGCCGCCACTCTCATCGAAGGGTTGTCCAGCAGCTTCCGGCGGCTGCACCCCTCCGATGTGATCGAACATTTTGACGGAGTCGTTCGCGCCGAACTGGATCTTCGCCTCGAAGCCGCCGCCGCCAGCGAATTCGCCGCCAACACCGAGAAAGACCAGGGCTTCCGCCTGCCTGCGGTTCAATGGGATCTGTCCAGCCGCCGGGTCATGACCATGGACTGGATGGACGGCGTCCCGATGGGCGACAATGTCGCGCTGGATGCCGCGGGCCACGATCGCGCGGTGCTGGGCGAACGGGTGCTGCAATTGTTCCTCAACCATGCGCTCCGCGATGGCTATTTTCACGCCGACATGCACCAGGGCAATTTGAAGGTCGGCCCTGACGGCACTATCATCGCCTATGATTTCGGGATCATGGGCCATATCGACGAATACACCCGCCGGGTCTACGCCGAGATCCTCTACGGCTTCATCAGGCGCGATTATCGTCGTGTCGCCGAAGTCCATTTCGAGGCCGGCTACGTCCCTGCCGACCGGGATGTCGACGAATTCGCGCGCGCCCTTCGAGCTGTTGGCGAACCGATTTTCGGCATGGATGCGACGCGAATTTCCATGGGCCGACTTCTTTCCTACCTCTTTGAGGTGACTGAGAAATTCGGAATGGAAACGCGCACAGAGCTGATCCTTCTGCAACGCACCATGGTCGTGGTCGAAGGCGTGGCACGATCGCTGAACCCGCAGATCAACATCTGGGAAATCGCCCAGCCCATCGTTCAGGACTATATCGGCAAGAACCTCGGCCCGCGCGCGCTGGCCCGTGACCTGACAAGGGCCGCACAGGTGATGGCCAGGTTCGGGCCGCGACTACCGCGGCTGGTTGAGCAGGCGTTGATGCGTCAGGTTGCCGAGCCCAAACCGCTACGGCCAAACCGCTGGCGCGCCGCGGTGATCTGGGCCACCATCGGTGGTGCGGTCGGTGCCGCGCTGACGTTGGCAATTGGTCTGGCAGGGTGACATGCATCTGGTGAAATCCGCTGCTATTGAAGGTTCGGTTCCGGATGCCTCCGGTCTTACAGGGCGAATCTTTCGCGGAAGTTAATTTTTGCGCAATGCGCTCAGCTCCAGTTCCATGGCCGCGCGGTAATCCACCTCTCCCTGCGCCACACGGATGGCACAATAGGCTGCCAGCCAAGCATGATAGAACGGTGTCAGAGCTTGCAACCTATCGGCAACCTTTGGATCTCCGTATCCTTGCAGAAATGCCTTTCGGTAGGCCCCGCAGGGCGGAGCAGCGCCGTACAGGACGTTCATCCCCGGTGAGAGGTGAATAGCAAGGTCATGGACAGGGTCACCCTGCGCGGGACATTGCCAATCGATCAAACGCAGTCCGTCGTCCTCAGACAGGATATTCCCAGGTACCGGATCGCCATGAAGAAACACCTTCTGATTGCATGGGGGCACATCACGCTCGGGCAGATGAAACATGAGATCTTCTCTCAATCCCTCTGGCAGCGCCTGCGCCATCCGGAGCACCTCTCTGCGCAACGTGGCTGAGCCATCGGGTGCGCTTCGCAATCGTGGCGATGGCACTCCATGCAACTTGCGCAACAATCGCCCAATAGCCGTCGGAGCATATTCTCCCACATGTCCCGTCAGGTAGCGATAGACAACCAAAGGTTGTGTCTTCCCCGCCGTATCCTGCGCTAGAAACTCCGGCGCAAGTCCATGCCCCGACAGAACCTTCAATGCGAGCGCTTCCGCCTTGGGATTGTTGGGAAAAACCCGACTTTCCTGATGCGGATCATACAGTTTGACCGCGACGTCACCGCCAGGCATGGCTACCCGCCAGACAATGTTGCGCCTGCCACCCCGAAGGGGCGTCACCGCCCCTGGCTCGCCCAGGCCCAGCCGACGCAAGCAGGTGACAATCTCCGGTGGCATAGTCCGTAGAATATTGGCTATCGCCCGCTCTCCATTCTGAATATGGACGACACATACGACGCCAATTCGAACCCGGCAAGTCGCGCGACTTCATAGGGCATTCTCAGTCCTCCGGCGCGCCCTTTGTTCGTAGTCGCGTCACGTGAAAAACTGTCATGCTTTCCGAGCGAAGGCAAAAAAGTGCGCTCTTTAGGGACCTGTTAACACCACGTGCGGTAGAACTGGGCAAGTTGAATAGGTGGCAGGAATTGACCGATGCAGATTGCAGCGCATCCATCACTTGAAATCAGCGCGACCCAAATGATTCTCCCCTCGTTCGCGAGCAAGGGCTATCTGGCGCTGACGCTCCCGGAAACGGGCCTTGTCCGCGTCGGTCGATTCGGCCGCGCAATGATGGCAAGCCACGCCTTCCTCGTATGCCGGATGCCCCTGATCCTCGGGAAGGAGCGGACGGCGGCAAGCGTGACAAAGAAGATGCGGACCCTCCGCCAACCCATGGCCGACCGAGACGCGGCCGTCAAAGACAAAACATTCCCCTTGCCATGTGCTGTCCGTCTTGGGCACCACCTCAAGGTACTTGAGAATGCCGCCTTTCAGGTGAAACACATCTTCGACACCCTGGGAAATGAGAAAATTCGTGGATTTTTCGCACCGGATACCTCCGGTGCAAAACATCGCGATCCGCTTGTTATGGAACCGGGATTTGTTCGCCTCCCACCAGGCGGGAAAATCGCGAAAGGAGGCGGTGCCGGGATCAATCGCACCGTCGAATGTCCCGATGGCAACTTCGTAGTCGTTTCGCGTATCGATCACGGCGACGTCGGGGGCGCTGATCAGGTCATTCCAATCCTGAGGGTCGACATAATGCCCAACGCGGGCACGCGGATCGACATCAGGCTGTCCCATCGTTACGATCTCCTTCTTCACCCGAACCTTCAGTCTGCCGAAAGGCTGAAGAGCGGCATGGCTGATCTTCCACTCCAGATCCGCACAGCCGGGCAAGGCGCGAAGATAGTCCAGAACTGCCGCAATGCTCTCTTCAGATCCCGCGATGGTGCCGTTCACACCTTCCGACGCCAGCAACAATG encodes the following:
- the rpsT gene encoding 30S ribosomal protein S20, which gives rise to MANSPQSKKRARQADRREAVNKTRRSRIRTFLRKVEEAIASGDKTAAQTALRNAQPELMRGVTKGVFHKNTAARKMSRLSSRVKAIA
- a CDS encoding helix-turn-helix domain-containing protein gives rise to the protein MICRKDVSEDRAAQSDSRAEMAQRLRDLREARGLTIQTVADRAGIAISTVSKIERNLMVPTYDRFVRLARALEVELADLFGEGGRKFEPGGLVIARHGDTVAMETEGNRFDVLFPGVAHITMTPMICTLTPLAQMDGVSPAGHPGEEFLLVLEGQALVRLDGVEDVILGAGDSLYFDSVRPHFYAGLGDTAARVLIVGANLEHHRLSAVRAGAQDRDGGQGGGQDEGTRG
- a CDS encoding sulfatase-like hydrolase/transferase, yielding MNILFIMYDQLRFDYMGCAGHPHLKTPNFDRLAARGLRFTQAHVQSPICGASRMCFYTGRYASSHGAQWNGFPLRVGERTLGDHLRDAGMSCHLIGKTHMVADAEGMARLGLSPDSVIGARQAECGFDPVVRDDGLWGVGPAGAYDRKRSPYNDFLKSRGYPSDNPWADFANAGIVDGQMASGWFTANADKPANIREEDSETPWLTDRCLEFLDTARGPWCAHLSYIKPHWPYIVPAPYHALYGVEHVLPPVRSPAERDDPHPVFRAFMESEIARTFARDEVRAKVIPAYMGLIRQCDDQLGRILDRLDTTGESANTMIVLTSDHGDYLGDHWLGEKDLFHQQSVKVPLIIVDPRPAADGTRGTTCDALVESIDLAATFIETAGAEVPRHIVEGRSLLPFLHGETPETWREVTISEYDYSTTPMRKSLDVAIPDARLFMVFDGRWKLIHAEGGFRPMLFDLQSDPQEVQDRGADPGCAQQVARLRAHLHRWALRSAQRVTRSDAQIEAAQGPEGRVGILRHVFDPGDAPEDFTAAYRGPAPADYTGG
- a CDS encoding SDR family oxidoreductase, yielding MDFHGRTAIVTGGAQGIGAALVRALHAAGAAHVTVADLKGDAAREVAAEVGGLGLEIDLRDRAQIIDMIDRTERDHGPVSLMCSNAGIANAFDLSVTNIAGAAPEEWQAAWEVNVMAHVHAAGHLVPLMKSRGGGYFLHTVSAAGLLSQVGSGPYSTTKHAAVGFAESLALSHRDDGIRVSILCPQGVATPMLSGIGGAGPQAGDGVLSAREVADAALKGVAEERFLILPHPQVTGYMQAKVENYDRWIGGMAKLQRAYRAGAETGTG
- a CDS encoding enoyl-CoA hydratase, encoding MAYETIIVEIEDHIALIKLNRPDAMNALNQQVFTELAEALGAAQKNDKVRCIVLAGSEKYFAAGADIKMMSEKSFVDVFAGDLFSAEAGAILRVRKPIIAAVSGYALGGGCELAMMCDFIIASDTAKFGQPEINLGVIAGIGGTQRLTRAVGKAKAMDMNLTGRFMDAQEAERSGLVSRVVPCKKLMEEAMSAAEKIAEKSMITVMAVKEAVNRSQEVSLSEGLLFERRVFNALFATEDQKEGMNAFLEKREAQFRDR
- the mutM gene encoding bifunctional DNA-formamidopyrimidine glycosylase/DNA-(apurinic or apyrimidinic site) lyase — translated: MPELPEVETVRTGLSPAMEGAVITRAQVNRPDLRWPFPDRMADRLTGRKVERLRRRSKYILADLDGGESLLIHLGMSGRMTVSGDPLGQFVHDHPAAEKHDHVVLDMDNGARVTFNDPRRFGAMDLLPTDGAQAHPLLARLGPEPLGNSFDGVYLAQALKFRRSPIKAALLDQRVVAGLGNIYVCEALFRAGISPLRRCDRIASARLTALAPIIRDVLAEAIAAGGSSLKDFRQASGELGYFQHRFEVYGREAEACRAPDCGASIRREVQSGRSSFFCPQCQR
- the ubiE gene encoding bifunctional demethylmenaquinone methyltransferase/2-methoxy-6-polyprenyl-1,4-benzoquinol methylase UbiE, which codes for MNEKTTHFGFQEVPEAEKAGRVQGVFSSVATKYDIMNDAMSLGIHRLWKDAMMDWLAPRPGQKLLDVAGGTGDISFRFLKRAGSGHATVLDLTEPMLVAGRQRAEATAMTDALDWVVGDAMSLPFADNTFDTYTISFGIRNVTRPEVALTEAYRVLRPGGRLMVLEFSQIPTPALQWAYDRYSFNLIPAMGQMIAGDRDSYQYLVESIRKFPDQETFLNMLRTTGFANAKYRNLTMGIACLHSGWKV
- the ubiB gene encoding 2-polyprenylphenol 6-hydroxylase; the protein is MRGPHNIWRLIRTGATLERTGAMGVVLDAYEAPPLLRAAARILGWPFQWLGDRGDPAMPPATRALTALGPAYIKFGQVLSTRPDLVGADLARQLRVLQDKLPPFGMDEARHAVEAELGRPLDEIYSEFSEPVAAASIAQVHHARLREDGREVAVKILRPGIERAFRRDVDAFYLAATLIEGLSSSFRRLHPSDVIEHFDGVVRAELDLRLEAAAASEFAANTEKDQGFRLPAVQWDLSSRRVMTMDWMDGVPMGDNVALDAAGHDRAVLGERVLQLFLNHALRDGYFHADMHQGNLKVGPDGTIIAYDFGIMGHIDEYTRRVYAEILYGFIRRDYRRVAEVHFEAGYVPADRDVDEFARALRAVGEPIFGMDATRISMGRLLSYLFEVTEKFGMETRTELILLQRTMVVVEGVARSLNPQINIWEIAQPIVQDYIGKNLGPRALARDLTRAAQVMARFGPRLPRLVEQALMRQVAEPKPLRPNRWRAAVIWATIGGAVGAALTLAIGLAG
- a CDS encoding phosphotransferase family protein — protein: MPPEIVTCLRRLGLGEPGAVTPLRGGRRNIVWRVAMPGGDVAVKLYDPHQESRVFPNNPKAEALALKVLSGHGLAPEFLAQDTAGKTQPLVVYRYLTGHVGEYAPTAIGRLLRKLHGVPSPRLRSAPDGSATLRREVLRMAQALPEGLREDLMFHLPERDVPPCNQKVFLHGDPVPGNILSEDDGLRLIDWQCPAQGDPVHDLAIHLSPGMNVLYGAAPPCGAYRKAFLQGYGDPKVADRLQALTPFYHAWLAAYCAIRVAQGEVDYRAAMELELSALRKN
- a CDS encoding rhodanese-related sulfurtransferase, which translates into the protein MYHIAALYHFTRFSDPTALRGPLLAFCQARAVTGTLLLASEGVNGTIAGSEESIAAVLDYLRALPGCADLEWKISHAALQPFGRLKVRVKKEIVTMGQPDVDPRARVGHYVDPQDWNDLISAPDVAVIDTRNDYEVAIGTFDGAIDPGTASFRDFPAWWEANKSRFHNKRIAMFCTGGIRCEKSTNFLISQGVEDVFHLKGGILKYLEVVPKTDSTWQGECFVFDGRVSVGHGLAEGPHLLCHACRRPLLPEDQGHPAYEEGVACHHCAAESTDADKARFRERQRQIALARERGENHLGRADFK